A single region of the Limibacillus sp. genome encodes:
- a CDS encoding F0F1 ATP synthase subunit C: MEYSLEILSIVGAVVAVSFGAIGPAFSEGRAIAAAMDAIARQPESAGTLSRTLFVGLAMIETMAIYCLVIALLLLYANPFVG; the protein is encoded by the coding sequence ATGGAGTACAGTTTAGAAATCCTGAGCATCGTGGGCGCGGTGGTGGCCGTGTCCTTCGGCGCCATCGGACCGGCCTTTAGCGAGGGTCGCGCCATTGCGGCGGCGATGGACGCCATAGCGCGCCAACCCGAATCGGCGGGGACCCTCTCGCGGACTTTGTTCGTCGGCCTCGCAATGATCGAAACCATGGCGATCTACTGTCTGGTGATCGCGCTCTTGCTGCTCTACGCCAATCCCTTCGTGGGCTAG
- the atpB gene encoding F0F1 ATP synthase subunit A, with the protein MEGNPLAPDIIFRLGGVPIDRAVATTWAIMALLTALAWLGTRRASTDAGVLQTALEIVVETLEDQLREIFNRDPWPYLPMLGTLFLFLVLANLSAVVPGMKPPTGHIETPAALAGFVFLSVHYFGISSRGLPNYVLRYLKPNPILMPLNVLAEVTRTFSLMVRLFGNMMSHEFVIAIVVFLAGLFLPIPFMLLGILIGLIQAYIFSVLAAVYIAASVGGVEGE; encoded by the coding sequence ATGGAAGGCAATCCGCTGGCGCCGGACATCATCTTTCGCCTCGGCGGCGTTCCGATCGACCGGGCCGTGGCCACGACCTGGGCTATCATGGCGCTTCTGACGGCGCTGGCCTGGCTCGGCACGCGCAGGGCCTCGACGGACGCGGGCGTCTTGCAGACTGCGCTTGAGATCGTCGTGGAGACGCTGGAAGACCAACTGCGCGAAATCTTCAATCGGGACCCCTGGCCCTACCTGCCGATGCTGGGAACCCTGTTTCTTTTCCTGGTGCTGGCCAACCTCTCCGCTGTGGTGCCGGGAATGAAGCCGCCGACCGGGCACATCGAGACGCCAGCGGCGCTCGCAGGGTTCGTATTCCTGTCGGTCCACTATTTCGGAATTAGTTCGCGGGGTCTGCCGAACTATGTCCTGCGCTACCTGAAGCCGAACCCGATTCTCATGCCCCTCAACGTCTTGGCGGAGGTCACGCGCACCTTCTCGCTGATGGTCCGGCTTTTCGGGAACATGATGAGCCACGAGTTCGTCATAGCGATCGTGGTGTTCCTGGCGGGCCTGTTCCTTCCCATACCTTTCATGCTTTTGGGTATCCTGATCGGCCTCATCCAGGCCTACATCTTTTCCGTCCTGGCTGCGGTCTACATCGCGGCGTCCGTTGGCGGCGTCGAAGGAGAATAG
- a CDS encoding ATP synthase subunit I, whose product MMETFAPQVLLFSLAGAATGWLYFALLRRSLVSRDGKPSTSGFLFLLMLRLAIVGAGFWAIAQEGAAPLMAALAGFLVVRFAMQRRMVEG is encoded by the coding sequence ATGATGGAGACTTTCGCACCGCAAGTGCTGCTGTTCTCGCTGGCCGGGGCCGCGACTGGTTGGCTCTATTTTGCTCTCCTGCGCCGGTCGTTGGTCTCGCGTGATGGCAAACCGTCGACCTCGGGCTTTCTCTTTCTGTTGATGCTGCGGTTGGCGATCGTGGGTGCGGGCTTCTGGGCGATCGCGCAAGAGGGCGCGGCTCCCCTGATGGCGGCGCTTGCCGGGTTCCTGGTGGTTCGTTTCGCGATGCAGCGCCGAATGGTGGAGGGTTAG
- a CDS encoding AtpZ/AtpI family protein → MKSPSSREDYRKIKRAIRLREERRERWETEGERSLWKNLSMIGALGWLIVTPTLLGILVGSWLDRMLGSGIFFTGSFIFLGVSLGCFLAWRKVNEP, encoded by the coding sequence ATGAAATCCCCGTCCAGCCGAGAGGACTACAGGAAGATCAAGCGGGCCATTCGGCTGCGCGAGGAACGCCGTGAGCGTTGGGAGACTGAGGGCGAGCGCTCTTTGTGGAAGAACCTTTCCATGATTGGTGCGCTCGGCTGGCTGATCGTGACGCCGACCCTCTTGGGCATCCTCGTGGGGAGCTGGCTGGACCGTATGCTCGGCTCGGGGATCTTCTTCACCGGCAGTTTCATATTCCTCGGGGTTTCGTTGGGTTGCTTCCTGGCGTGGCGAAAGGTGAACGAGCCATGA
- a CDS encoding F0F1 ATP synthase subunit epsilon, whose translation MKLVIATPMEIVVEAPEVRYVRAEDATGAFGILPGHADFITTLEVSVISWRNGQDEEHHAAVQGGTLVVRDGSLVEVATRQAVREDALGELGPAILQRLREERLSEESSRSSANRLHLAVVRELMRYVRPAQQGMPQGAPPTVGAAASGQVPRDGGQGR comes from the coding sequence ATGAAGCTCGTGATAGCCACCCCCATGGAGATCGTCGTCGAAGCGCCGGAGGTTCGTTATGTTCGCGCGGAGGACGCGACCGGCGCGTTCGGAATCCTGCCGGGCCATGCAGACTTCATAACGACGTTGGAGGTGTCCGTCATATCCTGGCGCAACGGACAGGATGAGGAGCACCACGCGGCGGTGCAGGGCGGTACCCTGGTGGTGCGGGACGGCTCCCTGGTCGAGGTCGCGACCCGCCAAGCGGTCAGGGAGGACGCTCTCGGCGAGCTTGGCCCTGCGATCCTCCAGCGCCTGCGGGAAGAACGTCTTTCCGAGGAAAGCTCGCGCAGCTCCGCCAACCGGCTCCATCTGGCTGTTGTGCGCGAACTGATGCGCTACGTGCGGCCCGCTCAGCAGGGCATGCCCCAGGGGGCGCCACCAACCGTGGGGGCGGCGGCGTCGGGACAGGTGCCCCGCGATGGGGGGCAGGGCCGATGA